In the Clostridium cellulovorans 743B genome, GGGCGGCTACAGATGAGGGTTTAGCTGACGAAAGTGGAAATCCAACAGAAAAACTTATTAAATTATATGAAACTCTTGCGAAGGGTGGAGTTGGCGGTATTATTACGGGATATATGTCTGTTTCGAAGGATGGAGAATCCATGATGCCAGGAATGACTATGATTGAATCAGATGAACGTATTACGAGATTAGCAGAAGTGGTAAGTCGTGTTCATGAGATGAAAACGCCTATTATTTGCCAGATTGCACATTGCGGAAGAAATGGGATTGCAGGTAAAGATTTCAATGTGAATAGGATTTCAGAAGAAACTATTGAGCGAGTGATAAACGATTTCGTCTGTGCAGCCATTCGAGCAGAAAAAGCTGGTTTTGACGGAGTAGAAATTCACCTTGCTCATGGTTATTTTTTAAGTGAAATACTTTCACCACATACAAATAAGCGTAAGGATAAATGGGGTGGTTCTACTGAAAAAAGAGTGCGAATTGTAAAAGAAATTCTAATGAAAATTCGTTCTAAATTACCAGATTATCCTATTTTGGTTAAGGTGAATGGCAATGAAATATATAAAGATGGAATTCATACAGAAGAATCCGTTCAAATATCGAGATTGCTTGAAAAGTGCGGAGTGGATGCAATAGAAGTATCTTGTGGAATTGACTGGAAACAAATGGGACCAGCAAGAGGGAAGGTTCCTGTTGAAATGATTATGCATGATTATCCAGGAATTAAGAACCTTCCAAAACCAGTAAAAACGCTTTTAAAACCATTCGTTCCAATGATGATGGAAGAGGCGAGTGTAGATAGAAAATATAATGTACCTGCAGCAAAGAAAATAAAAGAGTCAGTGGGAATTCAAGTAATTGTTATTGGAGGAATCCATGATTTAGAAGATATAGAATCAACAATAAATGAGGATGGAATTGATTTTGTTTCAATGAGCAGACCTCTTATTTTGGAACCAGGGTTAATTAATAAATTCAAGCAACAGACGGAACAGAAAGCAAAGTGCCTCTCTTGTAATTATTGTTTGATAGGATTATATAATGCCCCAGTGAGATGTTATTATGGAAAAGTGCCGAAGTGATTTGTTCTAATAAATTAAAAGTTGTAAGCAATAAGGCACATGACACTAACGAAGCGTGATGTGCCTTATTTGCAAATTGAGAAATCGTGAATTTTCAGCTATAATAATATAGATATATTTTGTCACAGAAGCGGCACGGTGGATATGTTCGGTCACAAATAATGGATATATTCCCCCAAACGACCGTAGGTATAAGACGTATTTCCTGTCCTCTCGTGCCATGTTGAGACGGTAGTAAGGTTACAAAGGAAACGCATTTAAATATATTGGAAATAGTGAGAGTATGAGTATGGATAAAATATATATGACTCGCAATACGTGGTGAAGAAATGCTTAATGTGTAGCAAAATATACAAAAAATAGATAATATAGTGTAAAAAATAATTGTGTTGGTTTAGACTGGCACAATTATTTTTGTTTTACTAATAACAAAGGTTTTATTTATGGTTCTAAAAAGGTTCTAGCGATGAGTAGAAAAAAGAATACCGCTAGTATAAAATAATGGACAGTCAAAATTACAAAGGAGTTATATCTGTAATGGATGGTAATGGTTTAGCATATAGTAAATGGAGTTGTAAGTATCACATAGTCTTCGCACCTAAGTAGAGGAGACAAATCATATATGGAAAAATAAAAGCAGATATAGGGGGAATACCTATAACGTTATGTGAATATAAAGGGGCAAAAGTTATTGAAGCAAATGCATGTAAGATCATATACATATGCTTGTAAGTATACCACCGAAGTTAAGTGTCTCTCAGTTTATAAGGTATTTGAAAGGTAGGAGTTCATTGATGATTTTTGACGGACATGCAAAGTTGAAATATAAATATGGGAACAGGCAATTTTGGTGTAAAGGCTATTATGTCGATACAGTTGGAAGAAACAAAAAGATAATAGAAGAATACATAAAGAATCAAATACAAGAAGATTTAGCATATGAACAGATGAGCTTGAAAGCGTTTATTGACCCGTTTACGGGTGGTCCTGATTTATACTCGTTTACATAATTTTGTAGATGGGTATGGTAATGTGATATACTAATTTTATAATGATTAATTGGCGATTTTAAAAAATTTTTTGGTAGAGAAGTAAGAGTAAATAATAGCGAAATTAATAGCTAAAGGAGGAGATATTATAATTTATAATGAGGTTGTTAAGATTGGTTATACATATTTAATTCCATTGATATCAGAGATATACGGCTTGGAAGGTTACGAAATAACACTGGTTAAGGGACATGATGGAGGAAGGAATGTTATTTATAGCTGTGAGAAAGAAGGGGTTAACGCTAAAATACTCAGAATTGCTTTCTTAAATGACAGAAGCAGGGAAGATTTTCTCGCTGAAGTTGAGTATATCAGATACTTATTTGAGTATGGTGGAAGCGTTGCGAATGTAGTAAGTTCTAAGAGTGGAAAGCTATTGGAAGAGATAACTCATAATAATCATACCTTTTTTGTATGCCTGTTTGAAAAAGCTAGGGGAAAAATGCTGGTGGAAAATAACTACCAATATCGTGAAGGGGTTCCTATCACTGAATATTACTATAACTGTGGTAAGGTTTTAGGAAAAATGCACCAATTGTCTAAATGCTATAACCCTGTCCATCGACGATATAGTTTTTTTGATAAATACAATGCTGAATATATTGATAAACTAATACCTAACTCATTATATCTGCTTAAGGAGAAATTGTTAGAACTCCTAAAGATATTAGAGGGATTGGACAAGAACAGAGACTCTTTTGGTATGATTCATTTTGATTACAACGACGGGAATTATTCGATAGATTTTAATACTGGAGAAATAACAGTATATGATTTTGATAATTCATGTTTTGGTTGGTATATGTATGACTTGGCAGACCTCTGGACACATGGAGTTGGTTGGATACAATTTGAACCAGATGCTGATAAACGCAAAAAATTTATGGATGATTATTTTGAAACAGTTCTCCAAGGCTATAGATCTGAGACTAGCATCGACAATTCAATGCTAGATAAATTACCTTTGTTTACTAAGGTAACTCTCATGGAAAATATTATAGATGGATTCGAGTGCATGATGAACAATGGTGAAGAACTGGAGTATGATGAGGAACTATCTTATCTCATAAAATGCATGGAAGATGATATTCCATATAAGGGATTTTTCCATGAAGTTTATTCCTGTGAAGAGCCTTTTGAGTATGAGGAACGAGATATCTAATATTTTTGGTGTGGTCTTTGAAAGGTGCTCCTTATGAAAATTAGGTTTTGAAGGATTTAAAGTGAATATTGAGCGTGTTTTATCCATAGGATAAGGAGTTTTAAGAGCATAAGCTTTTAGAACTCTTCTAATATTCCCTAAGACTTAGAGTTAGGGGGATTTTCTCTTTAAGGTGTCTTTTTAAAAAAGTACTGTAAAGACAGTTGTAAACAGATGTTATAACAATAGTATGAATTAAGAATAAAAAACAATAAAACTCAAATAATATATAAATTTGGTATGATGTAAATAAGTAGTATAATATTATGTAGAAAATAATAATGAATTTTGTTTTGGAAGAAAGCAAGGGGGAATGAGCGTGAATAATTACGTTGATATTTTAGGTATATCATTTTCAAAATTAAATCTACAAGAGACAATTAATTTAATAGATAATAAGATAGAAAAATATAGAAGTCAGCTATTTCATATTATTACTGTGAATCCAGAAATTGCGATAGAGATTCAGGAAGACTCTGAGCTAAGAAAAATATCACTTGAAGCAGATTTAATAACACCTGATGGAATTGGCATTGTTTTAGCGTCAAGATTAAAGCGTAATCCAGTACCGGAGCGTGTTACAGGTTATGATTTGCTTTTAGAATCTCTTAAAGTGGGAAATTCAAAGGGGTGGTCATTTTATTTTTTGGGTTCAGATGAAGAAGTAAATAAAAAGACTGCAGAATATGTTATGAAGAATTATCCTAATGTTAAAATTGCAGGTAGACATCATGGTTATTTTAATAAAGAAGAAGAACTCAAAATTGTTGAAAATATAAAAAGTGCAAAGCCGGATATTCTTATAGTTGCATTAGGTTCACCACTTGCAGATAAATGGATATATAAAAACAAAACTCAGCTTAACTCTAAAGTGGTTTTTGGTGTAGGAGGAAGTCTTGATGTAATTACGGGAAAAGTTAAACGAACACCAGAAGTTTGGAAAAAGTTAAATTTAGAGTGGTTATTTAGGAGAATAAATGAACCTTCACGAAAAGAAAGACAGAAAAAATTGAAGGTTTTTGCATACAGAGCATTTGGTGAAGCATTTAATAAAAATATAAAGTAAAAGTTATTAAACGTTCTTATATAGTGTCATAATTATATATAAATAGAAAAAGACTCACTATGTAAGGTAAGCCTGATTTTATGAATAATATTGAGTAAACTTCGGAATATCTTTTATATTTTGGAGTGTCTACATATAGACGGTTTGTATGATACGTAAGATGAAGTAAGAATTGAATAAGAAAAGGTTGGACGCACTTAGAGGTAGGTGCGTTTTTATTGTTTTACGAATACCACAGGTTTTACCTGTGGTTCTAAAAAGCTTCTAGCGATGAGTAGAAAAAAAGAATACCTCCAATGTAAAATGGTAGTAGGTTTGCCGACCACAACCAAAAGTACAAAGGAGGTATATCCGTAATGGATAATAGTAGTTTAGCACATAGTAAATGGAATTGTAAATATCACATAGTCTTCGCACCAAAGTATAGGAGACAAATCATATATGGAAAAATAAAAGCGGATATAGGGGTAATACTTAGAAAGTTATGTGAACATAAAGGAGTAGAAATTATTGAAGCAAATGCATGTAAGGATCATATACATATGCTTGTAAGTATACCTCCGAAGTTAAGTGTCTCTCAGTTTATGGGGTATTTGAAAGGTAAGAGTTCATTGATGATTTTTGACAGACATGCAAATTTGAAATATAAATATGGGAATAGGCAATTTTGGTGTAAAGGCTATTACGTTGATACAGTTGGAAGAAACAAAAAGATAATAGAAGAATACATAAAGAATCAAATACAGGAAGATTTAGCATATGAACAAATGAGCTTGAAAGAATTTATTGACCCGTTTACGGGTGAATCAGTAAACAAAGGCAAAAAATAAAGCACCTTTTAGGTGCAGCCAGTAAAGGTATGCGGTTGGCAAACCGCTCAATGTGCGAGTAGCACGGCCAGTAACATGCCCTTATAGGGCTAAAGCAAACCACCCGTTTGACGGGTGGTCCTGATTTTTAATAAAATCATCGGATTGATAGACGAAATGAATATGTAAAAATGTCGCTTCCTTACAATACAAATTCTCTATGTAAGAGTAAAATTAGTTAAGTTGTTATTACTACATCAGAATTTAAATAGTTATATAGAGTATTGTTTGAGAATTGGAGATTAAAATGGTACAAAATTTTTCAAGAAAAAAAGTTTTATTATATATAGCTTTTTCTTATGGAGTCACATGGATATTATGGATTCCTTTGTTCTTAAATTATTCGTATAATATCAATGTTTTTACATTGCCAGGTCAATTTTATCTAGCATCCTTTGGACCTCTGACAAGTGTAATTGTGACACTTATGATACTCGAAGGAAAAAAAGGAGTTTACTCATGGTTTTCTAGAACCTATTCTTGTACTTTTCCTAAAAAGTGGCTGTTACTTGCTATTGCCATGCCTCTGTGCTATGGAATTGTTGGAATTCTGGCACATCGATTTATGCTTGGAGAATGGCTGAAGCTTTCAAGCTTTGGATTAACTTCGAAGCTTCCAGGGTTTAATCTATGGCAGACTGCGGTGGTTTGGGTTGCAACATTTGGATTGGGAGAAGAGTCTGGATGGAGAGGTTTTTTGCTTCCTGAATTAACTAAGAAATATTCTCTTAGAGTCAGTTCACTGATTGTGTCAGCTATCTGGATATTTTGGCACTTCCCGGCTTTTTTCTTTAATTCAACTTATGTTAACATGGGACTAGGAATTATTGGATGGGCAATCAGTTTGACATTTGGATCTGTGTTACTTGCATGGATTGCCAATGGAAGTAAATTCTCTGTTATTCCTGTACTAATCTGGCATGGAGGTTTTGATCTTATAACAGCCAGTGACCAGGCAGAAGCAGCAATGGCTATGGTGTGTAGCATGTTAGTTATCATTCAGGGAATTTATCTTATCCGAGGGATGGCTAGAAGGTAATGAATAAGATATAGTTGAAGAATACTTTATACCAATGAAGGAAGAAGAAATGCAAGAAATAATTAAGAATGAAAACAAGTATCCAGAACTTACATTTTTATAGAAACGAATTACCAAGTGTATATTCCAAACGCTATCAGGTAA is a window encoding:
- a CDS encoding NADH:flavin oxidoreductase yields the protein MINEIDVFAPSELAGIRLNNRILRAATDEGLADESGNPTEKLIKLYETLAKGGVGGIITGYMSVSKDGESMMPGMTMIESDERITRLAEVVSRVHEMKTPIICQIAHCGRNGIAGKDFNVNRISEETIERVINDFVCAAIRAEKAGFDGVEIHLAHGYFLSEILSPHTNKRKDKWGGSTEKRVRIVKEILMKIRSKLPDYPILVKVNGNEIYKDGIHTEESVQISRLLEKCGVDAIEVSCGIDWKQMGPARGKVPVEMIMHDYPGIKNLPKPVKTLLKPFVPMMMEEASVDRKYNVPAAKKIKESVGIQVIVIGGIHDLEDIESTINEDGIDFVSMSRPLILEPGLINKFKQQTEQKAKCLSCNYCLIGLYNAPVRCYYGKVPK
- a CDS encoding phosphotransferase enzyme family protein, which gives rise to MISEIYGLEGYEITLVKGHDGGRNVIYSCEKEGVNAKILRIAFLNDRSREDFLAEVEYIRYLFEYGGSVANVVSSKSGKLLEEITHNNHTFFVCLFEKARGKMLVENNYQYREGVPITEYYYNCGKVLGKMHQLSKCYNPVHRRYSFFDKYNAEYIDKLIPNSLYLLKEKLLELLKILEGLDKNRDSFGMIHFDYNDGNYSIDFNTGEITVYDFDNSCFGWYMYDLADLWTHGVGWIQFEPDADKRKKFMDDYFETVLQGYRSETSIDNSMLDKLPLFTKVTLMENIIDGFECMMNNGEELEYDEELSYLIKCMEDDIPYKGFFHEVYSCEEPFEYEERDI
- a CDS encoding WecB/TagA/CpsF family glycosyltransferase; the encoded protein is MSVNNYVDILGISFSKLNLQETINLIDNKIEKYRSQLFHIITVNPEIAIEIQEDSELRKISLEADLITPDGIGIVLASRLKRNPVPERVTGYDLLLESLKVGNSKGWSFYFLGSDEEVNKKTAEYVMKNYPNVKIAGRHHGYFNKEEELKIVENIKSAKPDILIVALGSPLADKWIYKNKTQLNSKVVFGVGGSLDVITGKVKRTPEVWKKLNLEWLFRRINEPSRKERQKKLKVFAYRAFGEAFNKNIK
- the tnpA gene encoding IS200/IS605 family transposase; protein product: MDNSSLAHSKWNCKYHIVFAPKYRRQIIYGKIKADIGVILRKLCEHKGVEIIEANACKDHIHMLVSIPPKLSVSQFMGYLKGKSSLMIFDRHANLKYKYGNRQFWCKGYYVDTVGRNKKIIEEYIKNQIQEDLAYEQMSLKEFIDPFTGESVNKGKK
- a CDS encoding CPBP family intramembrane glutamic endopeptidase, whose amino-acid sequence is MVQNFSRKKVLLYIAFSYGVTWILWIPLFLNYSYNINVFTLPGQFYLASFGPLTSVIVTLMILEGKKGVYSWFSRTYSCTFPKKWLLLAIAMPLCYGIVGILAHRFMLGEWLKLSSFGLTSKLPGFNLWQTAVVWVATFGLGEESGWRGFLLPELTKKYSLRVSSLIVSAIWIFWHFPAFFFNSTYVNMGLGIIGWAISLTFGSVLLAWIANGSKFSVIPVLIWHGGFDLITASDQAEAAMAMVCSMLVIIQGIYLIRGMARR